A single genomic interval of uncultured Desulfobacter sp. harbors:
- a CDS encoding efflux RND transporter permease subunit, with protein MSRFFINRPIFAWVIAIVIMLAGVFAVITLPVEQYPRIAPPSISIETYYPGASAQVLEDSVTQVIEQALTGIDYLRYFSSSSDSSGQLEIELTFEPEADPDIAQVQVQNKISKVESLLPEEVRQQGISVQKATKSFLLVVGMYSEDGRMSDDDIADYLKSNMADPVSRVQGVGDVTVFGSQHAMRIWLNPEKLNAFNLMPSDVTTAIRARNADISSGQLGGAPAVDGQQLNAVVTAQTKLKTVEDFENILVKVNTDGAQIRVRDVARVELGSESYGFTTRYNGKPACAMAINLATGANALDTAQRIKDKVKELSVFMPEGLDIAYPYDTTPFVRLSIQEVVKTLIEAIILVFLVMYLFLQNFRATLIPSIAVPVVLLGTFGILSAFGFSINTLSMFAMVLAIGLLVDDAIVVVENVERVMSETGLPPKEATRQSMDQITGALVGIAMVLSAVFIPMAFFSGSTGAIYRQFSLTLVSAMGLSVLVALVLTPALCSTMLKPVEKGHRDKKKGFFGWFNKGFDLTKATYTNSVKYAATRIFRFLVIYVLILGALVYVFKAIPTGFLPDEDQGMMMTILSAPPGATMERTQQSVEKAEDYYLNTESENVESLFTVVGFSFAGRGQNMAMGFLNLRDWEERHRPDQKSAAIAGRAMRNLYSVKDASIYAFIPPAIREMGNATGFDFMLVDRGGLGHTALMDARNQMLGMAAQNPKLVGVRPNGLSDVPQYTLHIDYEKAEALGVTTANITGVLQTAWGSSYVNDFMDLARLKKVYIQGDAPSRMLPEDIDRWHVRNNQGKMVPFSSFSYGEWSYGSPKLERYNGTSSVEILGAPAPGVSSGEAMAIIEDLAEKLPRGIVLEWTGLSYEERMAGSQTGLLYSVSLLFVFLCLAALYESWSIPFSVLLIVPLGIIGSVVATKWAGLNNDVYFQIALLTTVGLAAKNAILIVEFAKTLYEGGVGLIQSALSAAELRLRPILMTSFAFILGVTPLAINDGAGSASQNAIGIGVIGGMVAATSLAIIFVPLFFILIERGSEKKKQAESGQGE; from the coding sequence ATGTCTCGTTTTTTTATAAACCGCCCCATCTTTGCATGGGTTATCGCCATCGTCATCATGCTGGCCGGCGTCTTTGCCGTTATAACGCTTCCGGTGGAACAATACCCGAGGATTGCCCCGCCCAGCATATCCATCGAAACCTATTATCCTGGTGCGTCGGCCCAGGTCCTTGAGGACAGTGTCACCCAGGTCATAGAACAGGCCCTGACCGGCATTGATTATTTAAGATACTTTTCCTCCTCCAGTGACTCGTCAGGTCAGCTTGAAATAGAGCTCACTTTTGAACCGGAAGCGGATCCGGACATTGCCCAGGTCCAGGTGCAGAACAAAATATCCAAGGTGGAAAGCCTTCTGCCCGAAGAGGTCCGGCAGCAGGGAATAAGTGTCCAGAAAGCCACCAAGAGTTTTCTTTTGGTTGTGGGCATGTATTCCGAAGACGGCCGCATGAGCGATGATGATATCGCCGATTACCTCAAATCCAACATGGCGGACCCGGTTTCCCGTGTACAGGGTGTCGGGGATGTGACGGTGTTCGGATCCCAGCATGCCATGCGAATTTGGCTGAACCCTGAAAAGCTCAATGCCTTTAATCTTATGCCCTCGGATGTCACGACCGCCATCCGGGCACGCAACGCGGATATTTCTTCGGGCCAGCTCGGCGGGGCACCTGCCGTTGACGGGCAGCAGCTTAATGCCGTGGTTACGGCCCAGACCAAGCTGAAAACCGTGGAAGATTTTGAAAATATACTGGTCAAGGTGAATACCGACGGTGCCCAGATCCGCGTAAGGGATGTGGCCCGGGTGGAACTGGGATCGGAATCATACGGATTTACGACCCGTTACAACGGCAAACCCGCCTGTGCCATGGCCATTAACCTTGCCACAGGCGCCAATGCCCTGGACACGGCCCAACGAATCAAGGACAAGGTAAAAGAGTTGTCCGTATTTATGCCCGAAGGGCTTGACATCGCATATCCCTATGATACCACCCCGTTTGTCCGCCTTTCCATTCAGGAGGTGGTCAAAACCCTGATCGAGGCCATTATCCTTGTATTTTTAGTCATGTATTTGTTTTTGCAGAATTTTCGGGCAACACTGATTCCCTCGATTGCGGTGCCGGTGGTGCTTCTGGGCACCTTCGGGATATTGTCGGCCTTTGGATTCAGCATCAACACCCTGTCTATGTTTGCCATGGTTCTGGCCATCGGCCTTTTGGTGGATGACGCCATTGTTGTCGTGGAAAACGTGGAACGTGTCATGTCCGAAACAGGCCTGCCGCCCAAGGAAGCCACCCGGCAGTCCATGGATCAGATTACAGGTGCCCTTGTGGGTATTGCCATGGTACTTTCTGCGGTTTTTATCCCCATGGCCTTTTTCTCCGGCTCCACCGGCGCCATCTACCGGCAGTTTTCCCTGACCCTGGTATCCGCCATGGGGCTTTCCGTTCTGGTGGCCCTGGTCCTGACCCCGGCCCTTTGTTCCACCATGCTCAAACCTGTGGAAAAGGGACACCGCGACAAGAAAAAAGGTTTTTTCGGCTGGTTTAACAAAGGCTTTGATCTAACCAAAGCCACATACACAAACAGTGTCAAATATGCCGCCACCCGGATTTTTCGATTCCTTGTCATTTATGTATTGATCCTTGGGGCCCTGGTGTATGTTTTCAAGGCAATTCCCACAGGATTTCTGCCCGACGAGGACCAAGGCATGATGATGACCATCCTTTCCGCGCCTCCCGGTGCCACCATGGAACGAACCCAGCAATCCGTGGAAAAAGCGGAAGACTATTATCTGAACACGGAATCGGAAAACGTCGAAAGCCTGTTTACCGTTGTGGGCTTCAGCTTTGCCGGCAGAGGCCAGAATATGGCCATGGGGTTTTTAAATCTCCGGGACTGGGAAGAACGCCATCGTCCGGACCAGAAGTCCGCAGCCATTGCCGGCCGGGCCATGCGCAACCTTTACAGCGTCAAGGATGCATCCATATATGCCTTCATTCCCCCTGCCATCCGGGAGATGGGCAATGCCACAGGCTTTGACTTCATGTTGGTGGATAGAGGCGGGTTGGGCCATACCGCCCTGATGGATGCCAGAAACCAAATGCTGGGCATGGCCGCCCAGAACCCCAAACTTGTGGGTGTCCGCCCCAACGGTTTGTCTGATGTGCCCCAGTACACATTGCATATTGATTATGAAAAGGCCGAAGCTTTAGGGGTTACCACGGCAAACATCACAGGTGTTCTGCAAACCGCCTGGGGCTCCTCCTATGTCAATGACTTCATGGACCTGGCCCGTTTGAAAAAAGTGTACATCCAGGGGGATGCCCCTTCCAGGATGCTGCCCGAAGATATTGACCGGTGGCATGTACGCAATAATCAGGGTAAGATGGTTCCCTTCTCCTCCTTTTCCTATGGTGAATGGTCCTACGGTTCGCCCAAATTGGAGCGGTATAACGGCACCTCGTCTGTGGAAATCCTGGGTGCTCCGGCTCCGGGTGTCAGCTCCGGCGAGGCCATGGCCATTATCGAAGACCTGGCCGAAAAACTTCCCCGGGGTATTGTCCTGGAGTGGACCGGTTTATCCTATGAAGAACGTATGGCCGGTTCCCAGACCGGTCTGCTGTACTCGGTGTCACTGCTGTTCGTGTTCTTGTGCCTGGCCGCGCTGTATGAAAGCTGGTCCATCCCGTTCTCTGTTTTGCTGATCGTACCGTTAGGGATTATCGGTTCCGTGGTTGCCACGAAATGGGCCGGTTTAAACAATGACGTCTACTTTCAGATTGCGTTGCTCACCACGGTGGGCCTTGCCGCCAAAAACGCCATTCTCATCGTGGAGTTTGCCAAAACCCTTTACGAGGGCGGGGTGGGCCTGATTCAATCCGCCCTGTCCGCGGCCGAATTGAGGCTTCGCCCGATTTTGATGACTTCCTTTGCGTTTATCCTGGGTGTGACGCCGCTGGCCATTAACGACGGGGCCGGGTCTGCCAGCCAGAATGCCATCGGAATCGGCGTTATCGGTGGTATGGTCGCCGCCACATCTCTGGCGATTATTTTTGTTCCCCTCTTTTTTATCCTCATTGAAAGGGGCAGTGAAAAGAAAAAACAGGCCGAAAGCGGTCAAGGAGAATAA
- the typA gene encoding translational GTPase TypA produces MKKNSAVNDKLRNVAIIAHVDHGKTTLVDAMFKQSGMFREGQAVDDRLMDSMDLERERGITIAAKNCSVTCNGIKINIIDTPGHADFGGEVERALSMADSAILLVDASEGPLPQTRFVLKKTFEAGLPVLVIINKIDRKDARPDEVLDMVYDLFIDLGATDEQLDFTYLYAIGRDGIVKRELEEEVDNLKVLFDIIINEMPAPSYDPEAPFQMLVSDLGYSDYLGRLAIGKVFNGSAASNASLVCMDEDSGQKQLKVSKLQSYDGMTLVPVAQADTGDIVVLAGIEDVKIGDTICTRENPLALPRISVDEPTVFMRFAINTSPFAGKEGKNVQSRKIRERLLKETLLNVAIEVEESSNDDSFVVKGRGELQLAILIETMRREDFELCVGRPRVIYREENGQTLEPIEHLFVDCDENFMGVVTEKLSVRKGKMTNLVNNGKGRVHLEFSIPSRSLIGYRDEFMTDTRGTGILNSYLSGYEPHRGDFPVRYTGSIVCDRQGKAVPYALFNLEPRGRLFISPGTPVYEGMVIGEHNRHSDIDVNACKEKKLTNMRASGKDEATICSPIKPMTLEEAIHFIRDDEMVEVTPSSIRIRKVELNAGKRHILAGKLKKKDTES; encoded by the coding sequence ATGAAAAAAAACAGTGCAGTAAATGATAAATTAAGAAATGTTGCCATCATCGCCCATGTTGACCATGGAAAAACCACGCTGGTTGATGCCATGTTTAAACAAAGCGGGATGTTCCGGGAAGGCCAGGCCGTGGATGACCGGCTCATGGACTCCATGGATCTTGAGCGTGAGCGGGGCATTACCATTGCCGCCAAAAATTGCTCGGTCACCTGCAACGGGATAAAGATCAATATCATTGATACCCCGGGCCATGCCGATTTCGGCGGTGAGGTGGAGCGCGCCCTTTCCATGGCGGATTCCGCCATTCTGCTGGTGGATGCCTCCGAAGGGCCTTTGCCCCAGACCCGGTTTGTACTCAAAAAAACCTTTGAGGCAGGTCTTCCCGTGCTTGTGATCATCAACAAAATTGATCGCAAGGATGCCCGGCCCGACGAGGTTCTGGACATGGTCTACGACCTGTTTATCGACCTTGGCGCTACGGACGAACAGCTGGATTTCACCTATCTTTACGCCATTGGCCGGGACGGGATTGTCAAGCGGGAACTGGAAGAAGAGGTGGACAACCTGAAGGTGCTTTTTGATATCATTATCAATGAGATGCCCGCGCCGTCTTATGATCCCGAGGCGCCTTTCCAGATGCTGGTGTCGGATCTTGGCTATTCCGATTACCTGGGGCGCCTTGCCATCGGCAAGGTATTCAACGGGTCTGCCGCCTCCAACGCATCTTTGGTATGCATGGATGAGGACAGCGGCCAGAAACAGCTTAAGGTGTCCAAACTCCAGTCCTATGACGGCATGACGCTGGTGCCGGTGGCCCAGGCAGACACCGGAGATATCGTGGTTTTGGCAGGCATTGAGGATGTCAAAATCGGTGATACCATATGCACCCGGGAAAATCCTTTGGCCCTGCCCAGGATCTCAGTGGACGAACCGACAGTGTTCATGCGGTTTGCCATTAATACCTCACCCTTTGCCGGCAAAGAGGGTAAAAACGTTCAGTCCAGGAAAATCCGGGAGCGCCTGCTCAAGGAAACCCTGCTCAACGTGGCCATTGAAGTGGAAGAGAGCAGCAATGACGACAGCTTTGTGGTCAAAGGCCGCGGAGAACTGCAGCTGGCCATCCTCATTGAAACCATGCGCCGGGAAGATTTTGAATTGTGCGTGGGACGGCCCAGGGTAATTTACCGTGAAGAAAACGGCCAGACCCTGGAACCCATCGAACATCTGTTCGTGGACTGCGATGAAAATTTCATGGGCGTGGTCACCGAAAAACTGTCCGTGCGAAAGGGCAAAATGACCAACCTGGTCAACAACGGCAAGGGCCGGGTCCACCTGGAGTTCTCTATCCCGTCGCGCTCTTTGATCGGGTACCGGGACGAGTTCATGACCGACACCCGAGGCACCGGCATCCTGAACTCCTACCTGTCCGGGTATGAACCACACCGCGGGGATTTTCCCGTGCGCTACACGGGTTCCATTGTATGCGACCGCCAGGGCAAAGCTGTGCCCTATGCCCTGTTCAACCTGGAACCCCGGGGACGGCTGTTCATCTCACCGGGCACCCCGGTATACGAAGGTATGGTGATTGGCGAACACAACCGCCATTCCGATATTGACGTCAATGCCTGCAAGGAAAAAAAGCTGACCAATATGCGGGCTTCCGGAAAAGACGAGGCCACCATCTGTTCACCGATTAAACCCATGACCCTGGAAGAGGCCATCCATTTTATCAGGGACGATGAAATGGTGGAGGTAACCCCTTCATCCATCCGCATCCGCAAGGTGGAACTTAATGCCGGCAAACGCCATATCCTGGCCGGAAAGCTCAAGAAAAAGGATACAGAGTCCTAA
- a CDS encoding glycine zipper 2TM domain-containing protein: MNTAGSGIKLIVCIMAAAMMTMAGCASSSSNVYTHEQAMQAQTLETGTVASVKSIIIQASNPPVAGGAIGGVTGGVLGSTIGSGHGRDVATIVGALAGAAIGATIQREAGTKNGFEIVVNLDSGRTIVVVQEADVPMFPGDRVRVLTAPDGTTRVSK, translated from the coding sequence ATGAATACAGCCGGATCAGGCATAAAGCTTATTGTTTGCATCATGGCTGCAGCAATGATGACCATGGCTGGATGCGCGTCATCCAGTTCCAATGTATATACCCATGAGCAGGCCATGCAGGCCCAGACCTTGGAGACAGGGACTGTGGCATCTGTAAAATCCATCATTATCCAGGCCTCAAATCCCCCGGTTGCCGGTGGTGCCATCGGTGGTGTGACCGGCGGTGTTCTCGGCAGCACCATTGGCAGTGGCCATGGCCGGGATGTGGCCACCATTGTCGGGGCCCTGGCAGGTGCGGCCATTGGTGCAACTATTCAACGTGAGGCCGGAACCAAAAACGGTTTTGAAATTGTTGTTAATCTTGACAGTGGACGAACCATTGTGGTGGTCCAGGAGGCGGATGTGCCGATGTTTCCCGGGGACAGGGTGCGGGTATTAACAGCCCCGGACGGTACCACCCGAGTATCTAAATAG
- a CDS encoding efflux transporter outer membrane subunit — translation MSIKIITAAVAGLVLFTAGCSFVPEYKQPAMPVADTWPDQLPASEDGSGQTAADIAFQDYFTSRILQQIIAMALENNRDLKVALLNIEQAKAAYRIKKSDELPVIAGSAGLSRQGIPEDSSDSGKAYTTDTSMSVGLGITAYEFDFFGRVKSLSQSALETYLATRESASSTRIALVAQTADAYVNLLARRKLQHLAQETYKAQKATYDVIKTQYDAGSTDQLALAQAATSTERAKAAIYQYKRLAAQAENALVYLAGPGVYDLIKAPETPSATSFETIDDIGFLTHLPAGLPSRILLARPDIQAAEHQLKAANADIGAARAAMYPTISLTGSLGFAGESLSYLFDPSRSLSWGFSPNLTIPIFNREGLKANLDVATVGEKIAAARYEGAIQTAFREVADQLVARKHYKDQLDAQNALVSATRDAYNLSKARYDNGIDDFLAVLDSQRALFSAEQVAIALKQAYLSNLINLYKVMGGGKMDTSNAN, via the coding sequence ATGTCAATTAAAATTATTACGGCAGCCGTTGCCGGCCTGGTGCTTTTCACTGCCGGCTGTTCATTTGTTCCCGAATACAAGCAGCCGGCAATGCCCGTGGCCGACACCTGGCCGGACCAATTGCCGGCATCCGAAGACGGTTCCGGACAGACCGCCGCCGATATTGCCTTCCAGGATTATTTTACATCCCGGATCCTGCAGCAGATCATTGCCATGGCTCTGGAAAACAACCGGGATCTGAAGGTGGCTTTGCTCAATATTGAGCAGGCAAAGGCGGCCTACCGGATCAAAAAGTCCGATGAGCTGCCTGTAATTGCAGGTAGCGCCGGTCTCAGCCGTCAGGGAATTCCGGAAGACAGCAGCGATTCGGGGAAGGCATATACCACAGATACATCCATGAGTGTGGGGCTGGGCATCACGGCTTATGAATTTGATTTCTTCGGCCGGGTTAAAAGCCTGAGCCAAAGCGCCCTTGAAACGTATCTTGCCACCCGGGAATCTGCATCAAGCACCCGCATTGCCTTAGTGGCCCAGACCGCAGACGCCTATGTCAACCTGCTGGCCCGAAGAAAGCTGCAGCACCTTGCCCAGGAGACATACAAAGCCCAGAAAGCCACATATGATGTGATTAAAACCCAGTATGATGCAGGCTCCACAGACCAGCTTGCCCTGGCCCAGGCGGCCACATCCACAGAACGGGCCAAAGCCGCCATTTACCAGTACAAGCGACTGGCCGCCCAAGCGGAAAACGCCCTGGTATACCTTGCCGGTCCCGGGGTGTATGATCTCATCAAGGCGCCTGAGACCCCATCTGCCACTTCCTTTGAAACAATTGACGATATCGGGTTTTTGACCCATCTGCCGGCAGGGCTTCCCTCCCGGATTCTTCTGGCCCGGCCGGATATTCAGGCCGCCGAGCATCAATTAAAGGCGGCCAATGCAGACATTGGTGCGGCCCGGGCAGCCATGTATCCCACCATCAGCCTGACCGGCTCCCTCGGGTTTGCCGGCGAGAGTCTTTCCTATCTGTTTGATCCGTCCAGAAGCCTTTCATGGGGCTTTTCGCCCAATCTCACCATTCCCATCTTTAATCGGGAAGGCCTCAAAGCCAATCTGGATGTCGCCACCGTTGGCGAAAAAATTGCGGCGGCTCGGTATGAAGGCGCCATTCAGACAGCGTTCCGGGAGGTGGCAGACCAGTTGGTGGCACGCAAACATTACAAAGATCAGCTGGATGCCCAGAATGCATTGGTATCTGCCACCCGTGACGCGTATAATTTGTCCAAGGCCAGGTATGACAACGGCATAGATGATTTTCTCGCGGTTCTGGATTCCCAGCGGGCGCTTTTCAGTGCTGAGCAGGTCGCCATTGCGCTGAAACAGGCCTACTTAAGCAACCTGATTAACCTTTACAAGGTCATGGGTGGCGGAAAAATGGATACTTCCAACGCCAATTAA